One genomic region from Nitrospirota bacterium encodes:
- a CDS encoding glycosyltransferase, producing MRKNEHIPPLVTIAIPTFNRGNSYLKDSLKSAVSQTYSNVEIIVSDNASTDNTEELVRAFNDPRIRYFRHSSNRGATHNTNFCVQQARGDYFLLLHDDDLIDNDFLSSCMEAVNYDTCFGVVLTGTRIIDSDGAIVREDTNKAEGFSTTDFFLSWFDYKVPVYLCSTLFNTGRLREMGGFKSPKNLYDDAAALFQLAAKFGRKDVRDVKAGFRRHSDNSGSVALLSDWCEDSLYLLNVMCDLAGDKKELLRNKGMTYFCIVNYIYAANIPTFIKRIYAYFTVYKKFEYSYSPFHYIFARNMLYNSACRILGFLKRQMRKALSFAPVQ from the coding sequence ATGAGAAAAAATGAACACATCCCTCCACTGGTGACAATCGCCATACCGACATTTAACAGGGGGAACAGCTATTTAAAGGATTCACTCAAAAGCGCAGTGAGTCAGACGTATTCAAATGTTGAGATAATCGTTTCAGACAATGCCTCAACGGACAACACGGAAGAACTTGTGAGGGCATTCAATGATCCGCGGATAAGATATTTCAGGCACAGCAGCAATAGAGGAGCTACGCACAATACTAATTTCTGTGTACAACAGGCACGAGGAGATTATTTCCTGCTTTTACACGATGATGATCTCATAGACAATGATTTTTTAAGCTCATGCATGGAAGCCGTGAATTACGATACCTGTTTCGGTGTGGTCCTTACAGGGACCCGCATAATTGACAGTGACGGCGCAATAGTACGTGAAGATACGAATAAGGCGGAGGGGTTTTCAACAACGGATTTTTTTCTTTCCTGGTTTGATTATAAGGTGCCTGTATATCTTTGCAGCACGCTGTTTAATACCGGAAGATTAAGGGAAATGGGCGGGTTCAAGTCTCCGAAAAATCTTTATGATGATGCCGCTGCACTGTTTCAGCTGGCAGCCAAATTCGGGAGGAAAGACGTGCGTGATGTTAAAGCCGGTTTTCGCAGACATTCCGACAACAGCGGTTCGGTGGCCTTGCTTAGTGACTGGTGTGAGGACAGCCTTTATCTATTAAACGTTATGTGTGATCTGGCCGGGGACAAAAAGGAACTTCTGAGAAACAAAGGGATGACTTATTTCTGCATTGTAAACTATATCTATGCAGCGAATATACCAACTTTTATAAAGCGTATTTATGCTTATTTTACAGTCTATAAAAAGTTTGAATATTCCTATTCTCCCTTTCATTACATTTTCGCCCGTAACATGTTGTATAACTCGGCCTGCCGCATTCTGGGCTTCCTTAAAAGGCAAATGAGAAAAGCATTGTCATTTGCGCCGGTGCAATAA